Proteins encoded by one window of Sulfurospirillum barnesii SES-3:
- a CDS encoding EAL domain-containing response regulator, with the protein MNLNELIQRTASLHVLYVEDDLVLRENTVALLNDLFDHIDEANNGIDALEKYKASPMAYDIVITDLNMPHMNGIELIKQIKLLNSKQVIIIVSAHNETEYFLESIRNNVNGYILKPIDFDQLIETLFTASTLVEERKNESLCQTQLNQKLFKQHKIMQDFLTIDPLTQLHNASVLYDFLEQYESQHPLTLMLYNIDDFSLINQMYGSAFADEVLKKVAEYLSYNLSEEAHLYRYNSDEFVIVFNPSLNDPNAFAIQVQAFFRETPVCENDDESPTYLTLSCGIATSTHASVLLSNARTALREARLKGLPNQISIYNTENTSIQKSQSDTLWIQKLRSALEADRLIPYFQPIVDTKTLTIEKYECLARIEDKDDIIPPAYFLEAARRSGLMSSITRMMIHKVFKTFSGTKIHFSINLTSEDLLSDSFLDFVLAKQHYFSIDPACVTFEILENIILSDTDTHTLANLKRIKEMGYHLALDDFGSDRSNLNRLQALGIDLLKIDGQFIKGIANNFKSQSIVESITEMAHKMNIKVVAEYVSSDEELKMVQKLGIDYAQGYFLGIPENHLLKMIHS; encoded by the coding sequence ATGAATCTCAATGAGCTCATTCAACGTACCGCATCTTTACACGTTTTGTATGTTGAAGATGACCTTGTGTTGCGGGAAAACACCGTTGCCCTTTTAAACGATCTTTTTGACCATATTGATGAGGCAAATAATGGCATTGATGCTCTGGAAAAATACAAAGCATCCCCAATGGCTTACGATATAGTCATCACAGATCTTAATATGCCCCATATGAACGGCATTGAGCTGATCAAGCAAATTAAACTTCTCAATTCAAAGCAAGTGATTATTATTGTCTCAGCCCATAATGAAACCGAGTATTTTTTAGAGAGTATTCGCAATAATGTGAATGGTTACATTTTAAAACCCATTGATTTTGACCAACTCATTGAAACACTTTTTACGGCAAGTACCCTCGTAGAAGAGCGTAAAAATGAGTCCTTGTGTCAAACACAGCTTAATCAAAAGCTCTTTAAACAACACAAAATTATGCAAGATTTTCTAACGATTGACCCCTTAACCCAGCTGCATAATGCCTCAGTCTTGTACGATTTTTTAGAGCAGTATGAGTCCCAACACCCGCTGACACTTATGCTTTATAATATCGATGATTTTAGTTTGATAAACCAAATGTATGGCAGTGCCTTTGCCGATGAAGTGCTCAAAAAAGTGGCTGAATATCTAAGCTATAACCTCTCCGAAGAAGCACACCTTTACCGTTACAACTCCGATGAATTTGTCATCGTCTTCAATCCAAGCCTGAACGACCCCAACGCATTTGCCATTCAAGTACAAGCCTTTTTCAGAGAAACACCTGTGTGTGAGAATGATGATGAAAGCCCTACTTACCTCACCCTCTCATGTGGCATTGCCACATCTACGCATGCATCTGTACTGCTTTCTAACGCAAGAACAGCATTAAGAGAAGCTCGTTTAAAAGGGCTCCCCAATCAAATCAGCATTTACAACACGGAAAATACATCCATTCAAAAATCACAATCAGACACGCTGTGGATTCAAAAATTACGCAGTGCGCTTGAAGCAGACCGTTTAATTCCATATTTTCAACCCATTGTGGATACCAAAACCCTCACCATTGAAAAGTACGAATGCCTCGCACGCATTGAAGATAAAGATGACATTATTCCCCCTGCTTATTTTTTAGAAGCCGCACGTCGTAGTGGACTGATGAGCAGTATCACCCGTATGATGATCCATAAAGTCTTTAAAACATTCTCAGGAACAAAGATTCATTTTTCTATCAACCTTACCAGTGAAGACCTGCTTTCAGATTCGTTTCTTGATTTTGTATTGGCAAAACAACATTATTTTAGTATTGACCCTGCGTGTGTGACGTTTGAAATTTTGGAAAATATTATTTTAAGCGATACCGATACCCATACGCTTGCAAACCTAAAGCGCATCAAAGAGATGGGGTACCATTTAGCGCTTGATGATTTTGGGAGTGATCGATCAAATCTCAACCGCCTACAAGCCTTAGGTATTGACCTTTTGAAAATTGATGGGCAATTTATTAAAGGCATTGCAAATAATTTTAAAAGCCAAAGCATTGTTGAGTCCATTACCGAAATGGCGCATAAAATGAACATCAAGGTTGTTGCGGAGTATGTATCAAGTGATGAGGAGCTTAAAATGGTTCAAAAACTAGGCATTGATTATGCGCAAGGCTACTTTCTTGGAATTCCTGAAAATCATCTCTTAAAGATGATTCATTCGTAA